Below is a window of bacterium DNA.
GCTTCAAGAATATCGAATACACCTTTGCGCTTGCCAATCTGTCCAACAAAAAGTACAACAACTCGCTCGGGTTGTTCGCAATTTCGCTTAACTTTAATTCCAGCTTCATAAAGTTCCTCGCGAATTGTCGCAGGAGCTATGCGAATAGGCTTAGTCACACCTACTTCTCTTAGGAACGTCTCCCAGCGGCTACCCAACAGCACAAGCATGTCACACATATTCAAAACGGAAACTATATGCTTCTTCTTCGCCGTATTAGCAGAGTTGTAGAGATTATCGAAATCTCCTCCATGAACATGGCCGACGAGCAATCGTCTAGCTTTCTTAACAATTCGAATGAGAACTGAATCTCGCATAAAACCTGAGCGCGTAGAGGAGATTGGCATATAAACTAATGCCGGTTGATGTTTCTTGATGCTGTCTTTAAGGCGTTTAAAATGGCGAAAAGCCCAAATAATATTACCTAAGTCGAACTTACCTTGAGTTTGTTTAGGCCGTCCTTTTGTTATGTTGCAATGCAGAATATCAAAACGTTCTTTAATATCTGAATTGAGCATTATACTAGTGTAAGTTTCCACACCACCAACCGGCGGGGGGACAGGGCCGACGATCACTATTCTAGGCTTTTCGTTCAATGTAATTCTTCCATCCAAAATGAGGTTCAAAATCCAGTAAATCAGTAATATCCATCACACCGCCATTCCATGCATCAACGTTACTTATTAGCTTAATATCTTCACGAGAAACGTTTTCAAAAGAAAATCCATTAACTCTCTCAGCTTTTGAAAGAATTGGTAGTTTATCTGGGTCGAAGCCCATGAGTACAGCGCATGTGGTATCAGTTGCTATCGGGTCAAACCCAACGATACAAATTCCTGCCGGTTTCGGATCAGGGGCTAGTGGACCGTTACCTTGTCCGGCAATGATCCCATCAATGATGCAGATAAACTTTCGCTGTGGTTCTTTGCATAAAACACCAAGTTTATCCGCATATATCCAGCACTTATGAAGATCATATACTGTCCGCCAAATAGTGTCATTTCCATACCAATTACCTGACCTAATTGCGTTTTTATTAGTATCTCCAAATACATAACTTCCGGCTTTGCGAAGAGCGCTGCCGATATATCCACCGACAGGTCCCATTCTCTTAA
It encodes the following:
- a CDS encoding DUF362 domain-containing protein translates to KDPLGYSEINVGENSEFEEVPQRHGKFFGAEYDISQTNEHHQLGKHEYCIANTMLNADVIINVPKLKTHKKSGITAWIKSVIGINGDKNWLPHHTEGTPSEGGDQFSEDNFKRKTERRLMVGVKGMVKRMGPVGGYIGSALRKAGSYVFGDTNKNAIRSGNWYGNDTIWRTVYDLHKCWIYADKLGVLCKEPQRKFICIIDGIIAGQGNGPLAPDPKPAGICIVGFDPIATDTTCAVLMGFDPDKLPILSKAERVNGFSFENVSREDIKLISNVDAWNGGVMDITDLLDFEPHFGWKNYIERKA